A window of Thermotoga sp. Mc24 genomic DNA:
CGTAAACAGCGCAAACTGCCATCCCTGAAACGAGAAGCCCCGGGAAGATCTCACCGGTGTTATCCACCACGAATTTTTCCGCTTCATCGGCATCCATAGGAAACTCTGTTTTCATCTCTACGAGACCTCTCTTTGCAAGAAGCGAAACCACGTTCGCGGGATGGCCGGTACCATCCACAACGAAAGAAGCTTTTATCGTGATGGGATCAACATGAAGCCCCAGCCTCACTGTTGGACCCCAGTTCACCACCACACCACAGACCTTACCGTTTTGAACCGCCACATCTTCAACCGAAACGTTGTTGAAGACAATGGCACCTGCCTTCGTTGCTCTGTAGAGAAGTCCCGAAGCAAAATGCACGGAATCCACCACTACGTGGTCTTCTTTCACTTCGTATTCGATTTCTACTTCCTTCAGAAAATTCTCGAGTTCTCTCTCCAGCACGATCTCGTTGAACATCATTCCTCCACCCCAGATACCGCCTCCCGGGGTGTTTCTTTCTTCGAACACAGCCACTTTAAAACCGTTCTTTGCTAGCTCGTACGCTGCCGTGAGACCACTCGGTCCTGCTCCTACGATCGCAACATCCAGTTCCAGGCTGTTTCTGAGTTTCTCAAAGTACCTTTCAACGATGAGTTTGGAGATCAACACATCTCTCATAAACACACCTCCTTATGTAAAAATAAAAACCTCCGCCGAGCGGAGGTTTTTTATTCCCACCTTCCCCGATCCCTCCGCCGGCATTACCCGGATCAGGTTCTAGGGGTCGAGGACTTCCGTCCTCCTCTCAGCCCCGGAATAGGAGCTCCCCCTGGGGAAGGTTTTCGATATTCATTTCTCTCGACATCTATTTTAAAGGATTTTTTGTGTGATATAATTTAAATGGAGGTTTCATTTTTGAAAGTGTTCAATGGAGGTGAGAGAAAATGGCGGATCAGTACCACGAACCAGTTTCTGAACTCACTGGGAAGGACAGGGATTTCGTGAGAGCTCTGAACAGTCTGAAAGAAGAGATAGAGGCGGTTGCCTGGTACCATCAGAGGGTTGTTACCACAGAGGATGAAACCGTGAGAAAAATACTCGAACACAATAGGAACGAAGAGATGGAGCACGCAGCGATGCTCCTCGAGTGGCTGAGAAGGAACATGCCCGGCTGGGATGAAGCACTCAGAACCTACTTGTTCACGGACAAACCGATCACAGAAATCGAAGAAGAGGAAACATCCGGTAGATCAGAAAATACGGGTGGAGACCTCGGCATAAGGAAACTCTGAAAGGGGTGGTGAACATGGAATTTCTGAAAAGATCCTTTGCTCCACTGACAGAAAAACAGTGGCAGGAGATAGATAGAAGAGCGAGGGAAATCCTCAAAACGCAGCTTTACGGAAGAAGATTCGTCGATGTGGAAGGACCGTACGGCTGGGAGTACGCTGCACATCCGTTGGGAGAAGTTGAAGTGCTTTCAGACGAGAACGAAGCGGTGAAGTGGGGATTGAGGAAGTCTCTGCCGCTCATCGAATTAAGGGCAACGTTCACCCTCGGTCTGTGGGAACTCGACAATCTCGAGAGAGGAAAACCGAACGTGGATCTTTCCAGCCTGGAAGAAGCGGCGAGAAAAGTGGCGGAATTTGAAGACGAAGTGATATTCGAAGGATGTGAAAAATCCGGTGTTAAAGGCCTTCTTTCCTTCGAAGAGAGGAAAATCAAGTGTGGAAACACACCGAAAGACCTCCTCGAAGCCATAGTGAGAGCTCTTTCGATCTTCTCAAAAGATGGTATAGATGGTCCTTACACACTCGTCGTAAACACCGACAGGTGGATCAACTTCCTGAAAGAAGAGGCAGGGCATTACCCCCTCGAGAAGAGAGTGGAAGAATGTCTCAGGGGTGGTAAGATCAT
This region includes:
- a CDS encoding sulfide-dependent adenosine diphosphate thiazole synthase gives rise to the protein MRDVLISKLIVERYFEKLRNSLELDVAIVGAGPSGLTAAYELAKNGFKVAVFEERNTPGGGIWGGGMMFNEIVLERELENFLKEVEIEYEVKEDHVVVDSVHFASGLLYRATKAGAIVFNNVSVEDVAVQNGKVCGVVVNWGPTVRLGLHVDPITIKASFVVDGTGHPANVVSLLAKRGLVEMKTEFPMDADEAEKFVVDNTGEIFPGLLVSGMAVCAVYGGPRMGPIFGGMILSGQKVAKIVSERLR
- a CDS encoding encapsulin-associated ferritin-like protein, translated to MADQYHEPVSELTGKDRDFVRALNSLKEEIEAVAWYHQRVVTTEDETVRKILEHNRNEEMEHAAMLLEWLRRNMPGWDEALRTYLFTDKPITEIEEEETSGRSENTGGDLGIRKL
- a CDS encoding family 1 encapsulin nanocompartment shell protein; translated protein: MEFLKRSFAPLTEKQWQEIDRRAREILKTQLYGRRFVDVEGPYGWEYAAHPLGEVEVLSDENEAVKWGLRKSLPLIELRATFTLGLWELDNLERGKPNVDLSSLEEAARKVAEFEDEVIFEGCEKSGVKGLLSFEERKIKCGNTPKDLLEAIVRALSIFSKDGIDGPYTLVVNTDRWINFLKEEAGHYPLEKRVEECLRGGKIITTPRIEDALIVSERGGDFKLILGQDLSIGYEDREKDAVRLFITETFTFQVVNPEALILLTF